The following proteins are co-located in the Meriones unguiculatus strain TT.TT164.6M chromosome 4, Bangor_MerUng_6.1, whole genome shotgun sequence genome:
- the Fam110a gene encoding protein FAM110A isoform X1 has translation MTMELPHRKATQTTVVLTMPRLITERLNVQEGHFLVPGGEHQVESRTTQTSNVLPALQAPARKRGGAVPGRIPHRRVHLPGPGNCANAGYLSQVGGRRAGCWQEAACGASRARHPAANFVPVSVSSPLPSGYVTAMPVDTLSPGAPAAPSLPFRLRTKVPSYLLPKPADGRARKPSAVERLEADKAKYVKSVRVANTRQEPVQPPLARQPLFSPGPRSSVLTPSRRAVPCPGRRPQLNLDILSSLINLCDSPVSPAEASRTPGRAEGSARKVSPATAPRPPPNTVAVRRVDVRPLPASPTRPCPSPGTTATSSPGRPPGLQRSKSDLSERFSRAAADLERFFNFCGLDPEEARRLGVAHLARTSSDIVSLAGPSAGPCSSEGGCSHRSSVTVEERALERVPYGVSVIERNARVIKWLYGLRQARDPPATEG, from the exons ATGACAATGGAGTTGCCTCATAGGAAGGCTACCCAGACCACAGTAGTCCTCACTATGCCCCGTTTAATCACGGAAAGATTAAATGTTCAGGAAGGGCACTTTCTCGTGCCTGGCGGTGAACATCAAGTAGAATCCCGCACGACTCAAACGTCAAACGTGCTGCCGGCCTTGCAGGCTCCGGCTAGGAAAAGAGGGGGCGCGGTTCCTGGCAGGATCCCTCACCGGCGGGTTCACCTGCCAGGCCCCGGAAATTGCGCAAACGCCGGCTACCTGAGCCAGGTGGGCGGGAGACGTGCCGGCTGCTGGCAGGAGGCGGCCTGCGGAGCCAG TCGAGCCCGGCATCCAGCTGCCAACTTTGTCCCTGTATCTGTCTCCTCGCCTCTGCCCTCGGGGTATGTAACAGCCATGCCTGTGGACACGCTGAGCCCTGGAGCCCCTgccgctccctccctcccttttcgcCTACGAACCAAGGTCCCCAGCTACCTGCTACCAAAGCCAGCTGATGGGAGAGCCCGGAAGCCGAGCGCTGTGGAACGCCTGGAGGCCGATAAGGCCAAGTACGTCAAGAGCGTGCGTGTGGCCAACACCCGTCAGGAGCCTGTGCAGCCCCCGCTGGCCAGGCAGCCCCTCTTCAGCCCTGGCCCTCGCAGCTCAGTGCTCACGCCCAGCCGCCGAGCTGTGCCCTGTCCCGGACGCCGGCCCCAACTGAACCTCGACATCCTTAGCAGCCTCATCAACCTGTGTGATAGTCCCGTGTCCCCAGCTGAGGCCAGCCGAACGCCTGGGCGGGCAGAAGGATCTGCTCGTAAGGTCTCACCAGCCACTGCTCCTCGTCCACCGCCTAATACGGTCGCGGTGCGCCGAGTGGACGTTCGTCCCCTGCCTGCCTCACCTACTCGGCCCTGTCCATCACCTGGCACTACTGCCACTTCCAGCCCGGGCCGGCCCCCTGGTCTGCAACGCTCCAAGTCGGACCTGAGCGAGCGCTTTTCCAGGGCAGCAGCAGACCTTGAGCGCTTTTTTAACTTCTGCGGCCTGGACCCAGAGGAAGCGCGAAGATTGGGGGTTGCTCACCTCGCAAGGACTAGCTCGGACATTGTGTCTCTCGCCGGGCCAAGTGCCGGGCCTTGCAGCTCTGAAGGGGGCTGCTCCCACCGCAGCTCTGTTACCGTGGAGGAGCGGGCCCTGGAGCGTGTCCCCTACGGGGTGTCTGTGATTGAACGCAATGCCCGCGTGATCAAGTGGCTGTATGGGTTGCGGCAGGCACGTGACCCTCCTGCCACTGAGGGCTAG
- the Fam110a gene encoding protein FAM110A isoform X2, which yields MPVDTLSPGAPAAPSLPFRLRTKVPSYLLPKPADGRARKPSAVERLEADKAKYVKSVRVANTRQEPVQPPLARQPLFSPGPRSSVLTPSRRAVPCPGRRPQLNLDILSSLINLCDSPVSPAEASRTPGRAEGSARKVSPATAPRPPPNTVAVRRVDVRPLPASPTRPCPSPGTTATSSPGRPPGLQRSKSDLSERFSRAAADLERFFNFCGLDPEEARRLGVAHLARTSSDIVSLAGPSAGPCSSEGGCSHRSSVTVEERALERVPYGVSVIERNARVIKWLYGLRQARDPPATEG from the coding sequence ATGCCTGTGGACACGCTGAGCCCTGGAGCCCCTgccgctccctccctcccttttcgcCTACGAACCAAGGTCCCCAGCTACCTGCTACCAAAGCCAGCTGATGGGAGAGCCCGGAAGCCGAGCGCTGTGGAACGCCTGGAGGCCGATAAGGCCAAGTACGTCAAGAGCGTGCGTGTGGCCAACACCCGTCAGGAGCCTGTGCAGCCCCCGCTGGCCAGGCAGCCCCTCTTCAGCCCTGGCCCTCGCAGCTCAGTGCTCACGCCCAGCCGCCGAGCTGTGCCCTGTCCCGGACGCCGGCCCCAACTGAACCTCGACATCCTTAGCAGCCTCATCAACCTGTGTGATAGTCCCGTGTCCCCAGCTGAGGCCAGCCGAACGCCTGGGCGGGCAGAAGGATCTGCTCGTAAGGTCTCACCAGCCACTGCTCCTCGTCCACCGCCTAATACGGTCGCGGTGCGCCGAGTGGACGTTCGTCCCCTGCCTGCCTCACCTACTCGGCCCTGTCCATCACCTGGCACTACTGCCACTTCCAGCCCGGGCCGGCCCCCTGGTCTGCAACGCTCCAAGTCGGACCTGAGCGAGCGCTTTTCCAGGGCAGCAGCAGACCTTGAGCGCTTTTTTAACTTCTGCGGCCTGGACCCAGAGGAAGCGCGAAGATTGGGGGTTGCTCACCTCGCAAGGACTAGCTCGGACATTGTGTCTCTCGCCGGGCCAAGTGCCGGGCCTTGCAGCTCTGAAGGGGGCTGCTCCCACCGCAGCTCTGTTACCGTGGAGGAGCGGGCCCTGGAGCGTGTCCCCTACGGGGTGTCTGTGATTGAACGCAATGCCCGCGTGATCAAGTGGCTGTATGGGTTGCGGCAGGCACGTGACCCTCCTGCCACTGAGGGCTAG